A window of the Cynocephalus volans isolate mCynVol1 chromosome 10, mCynVol1.pri, whole genome shotgun sequence genome harbors these coding sequences:
- the TECR gene encoding very-long-chain enoyl-CoA reductase isoform X1 yields MDMSLNMVAREANLGLSPGLNSLPGPLPPKAAKKPKKAVLFFEVEILDAKTREKLCFLDKVEPHATIAEIKNLFTKTHPQWYPARQSLRLDPKGKSLKDEDVLQKLPVGTTATLYFRDLGAQISWVTVFLTEYAGPLFIYLLFYFRVPFIYGHKYDFTSSRHTVVHLACICHSFHYVKRLLETLFVHRFSHGTMPLRNIFKNCTYYWGFAAWMAYYINHPLYTPPTYGAQQVKLALAIFVICQLGNFSIHMALRDLRPAGSKTRKIPYPTKNPFTWLFLLVSCPNYTYEVGSWIGFAIMTQCLPVALFSLVGFTQMTIWAKGKHRSYLKEFRDYPPLRMPIIPFLL; encoded by the exons ATGGACATGAGCTTGAACATGGTGGCCCGGGAGGCCAACCTTGGCCTCAGCCCTGGCCTCAACAGCCTCCCTGGGCCCTTGCCCCCTAAGGCAGCCAAGAAACCTAAAAAGGCCGTTCTCTTCTTCGAGGTGGAGATTCTGGATGCAAAGACGAGGGAGAAGCTGTGTTTTCTGGACAAG GTGGAGCCCCATGCCACCATTGCTGAGATCAAGAACCTCTTCACCAAGACCC ATCCGCAGTGGTACCCTGCCCGCCAGTCCCTCCGTCTGGACCCCA AGGGCAAGTCTCTGAAGGATGAGGATGTTCTGCAGAAGCTGCCTGTGGGCACCACGGCTACACTCTACTTCCGGGACTTGGGGGCCCAGATCAGCTGGGTGACG GTTTTCCTGACGGAGTACGCGGGGCCCCTTTTCATCTACCTGCTCTTCTACTTCCGGGTGCCCTTCATCTACGGCCATAAATATGACTTCACATCCAGCCGGCACACTGTGGTGCA cCTCGCCTGCATCTGCCACTCATTCCACTATGTCAAGCGCCTGCTGGAGACACTCTTCGTGCACCGCTTCTCCCATGGCACCATGCCTTTGCGCAACATCTTCAAG AACTGTACCTACTACTGGGGCTTTGCTGCATGGATGGCCTACTACATCAACCACCCTCTCTACACGCCCCCCA CCTACGGAGCCCAGCAGGTTAAACTGGCCCTCGCCATCTTTGTG ATCTGCCAGCTCGGCAACTTCTCCATTCACATGGCCCTGCGGGACCTGCGACCCGCAG GGTCCAAGACCAGGAAGATCCCGTATCCCACCAAGAACCCCTTCACGTGGCTGTTCCTGCTGGTGTCCTGCCCCAACTACACTTATGAG GTGGGGTCTTGGATTGGCTTTGCCATCATGACACAGTGTCTCCCAG tggccctcttctccctggtgGGCTTCACCCAGATGACCATCTGGGCCAAGGGCAAGCACCGCAGCTACCTGAAGGAGTTCCGTGACTACCCGCCCCTGCGCATGCCCATCATCCCGTTCCTGCTCTGA
- the TECR gene encoding very-long-chain enoyl-CoA reductase isoform X2, with protein MRGTVPTWGRVGSNGPWVWLGAPSWGRRQGSLSEPCRASGPEKEVEPHATIAEIKNLFTKTHPQWYPARQSLRLDPKGKSLKDEDVLQKLPVGTTATLYFRDLGAQISWVTVFLTEYAGPLFIYLLFYFRVPFIYGHKYDFTSSRHTVVHLACICHSFHYVKRLLETLFVHRFSHGTMPLRNIFKNCTYYWGFAAWMAYYINHPLYTPPTYGAQQVKLALAIFVICQLGNFSIHMALRDLRPAGSKTRKIPYPTKNPFTWLFLLVSCPNYTYEVGSWIGFAIMTQCLPVALFSLVGFTQMTIWAKGKHRSYLKEFRDYPPLRMPIIPFLL; from the exons ATGAGGGGTACTGTGCCCACTTGGGGTAGAGTGGGCAGCAATGGCCCCTGGGTGTGGCTGGGAGCTCCGAGCTGGGGGAGGAGACAAGGCAGCCTCAGTGAACCCTGTAGGGCTTCCGGGCCTGAGAAGGAG GTGGAGCCCCATGCCACCATTGCTGAGATCAAGAACCTCTTCACCAAGACCC ATCCGCAGTGGTACCCTGCCCGCCAGTCCCTCCGTCTGGACCCCA AGGGCAAGTCTCTGAAGGATGAGGATGTTCTGCAGAAGCTGCCTGTGGGCACCACGGCTACACTCTACTTCCGGGACTTGGGGGCCCAGATCAGCTGGGTGACG GTTTTCCTGACGGAGTACGCGGGGCCCCTTTTCATCTACCTGCTCTTCTACTTCCGGGTGCCCTTCATCTACGGCCATAAATATGACTTCACATCCAGCCGGCACACTGTGGTGCA cCTCGCCTGCATCTGCCACTCATTCCACTATGTCAAGCGCCTGCTGGAGACACTCTTCGTGCACCGCTTCTCCCATGGCACCATGCCTTTGCGCAACATCTTCAAG AACTGTACCTACTACTGGGGCTTTGCTGCATGGATGGCCTACTACATCAACCACCCTCTCTACACGCCCCCCA CCTACGGAGCCCAGCAGGTTAAACTGGCCCTCGCCATCTTTGTG ATCTGCCAGCTCGGCAACTTCTCCATTCACATGGCCCTGCGGGACCTGCGACCCGCAG GGTCCAAGACCAGGAAGATCCCGTATCCCACCAAGAACCCCTTCACGTGGCTGTTCCTGCTGGTGTCCTGCCCCAACTACACTTATGAG GTGGGGTCTTGGATTGGCTTTGCCATCATGACACAGTGTCTCCCAG tggccctcttctccctggtgGGCTTCACCCAGATGACCATCTGGGCCAAGGGCAAGCACCGCAGCTACCTGAAGGAGTTCCGTGACTACCCGCCCCTGCGCATGCCCATCATCCCGTTCCTGCTCTGA
- the NDUFB7 gene encoding NADH dehydrogenase [ubiquinone] 1 beta subcomplex subunit 7, whose product MGAHLVRRYLGDASVEPDPLRMPTFPSDYGFPERKPREMVATQQQMDDAQLMLQQRDYCAHYLIRLLKCKRDSFPNFLGCKHEQHDWDYCEHLDYVMRMKEYERERRLLQRKKRREQREAEVARGQESTQLSPEAVL is encoded by the exons ATGGGGGCGCACCTGGTCCGGCGCTACCTGGGCGATGCCTCGGTGGAGCCCGACCCCCTGCGGATGCCCACCTTCCCGTCCGACTACGGCTTCCCCGAGCGCAAGCCGCGCG AGATGGTGGCCACGCAGCAGCAGATGGACGACGCGCAGCTGATGCTCCAGCAGCGGGACTACTGCGCCCACTACCTCATCCGGCTGCTCAAGTGCAAGCGTGACAGCTTCCCCAACTTCCTGGGCTGCAAGCATGAGCAGCACGACTGGGACTACTGCGAGCACCTCGA CTATGTGATGCGCATGAAGGAGTATGAAAGGGAGCGGCGGCTGCTCCAGCGGAAGAAGCGGAGGGAGCAGAGGGAAGCAGAGGTGGCCAGAGGCCAGGAGTCCACACAGTTGAGTCCCGAGGCAGTCCTGTAA